The Thermodesulfobacteriota bacterium genome contains a region encoding:
- a CDS encoding AAA family ATPase, translating into MYLSHYNFTEKPFQITTDPKFIWLGEKHLEALSTLKYGIAENKGFLLLTGDVGTGKTILINCLVTKLDIEATIATIPDPDLEILDFFNSLADSFKINKKFESKGDFLVHLKNFLHNAHAENKNVLLIIDEAQRLNHKLLEEIRLLSNIELHDKKLI; encoded by the coding sequence TTGTACCTCTCACACTATAATTTTACCGAAAAGCCTTTTCAGATAACAACTGATCCAAAATTTATCTGGCTGGGTGAAAAACATCTGGAGGCCCTTTCCACTTTAAAATATGGAATTGCAGAGAATAAAGGTTTTCTTCTCCTTACAGGAGATGTAGGCACCGGAAAAACAATACTGATCAACTGCCTTGTAACCAAACTAGATATAGAGGCCACTATTGCAACCATCCCTGATCCTGATTTGGAAATTCTTGATTTTTTCAATTCTCTGGCAGACAGTTTCAAGATTAATAAAAAGTTTGAGAGTAAAGGAGATTTTCTTGTTCATCTAAAAAATTTTCTGCACAATGCACATGCAGAAAATAAAAACGTTCTTTTGATAATTGATGAAGCCCAGAGGCTCAACCATAAACTCCTTGAAGAAATTCGTCTTCTTTCCAATATTGAACTGCATGATAAAAAGCTGATTA